AACCTAGATACTCCATCCATGGACAACCTAGATACTCCATCCATGGACAACCTAGATACTCCATTCATAGACAACCTAGATACTCCATTCATGGACAACCTAGATACTCCAGACATGAAACACCTAGATACTCCATTCATGGACAACCTAGATACTCCAGACATGAAACATCTAGATACTCCATCCATGGACAGCCTAGATACTCCATCCATGGACAACCTAGATACTCCATCCATGGACAGCCTAGATACTCCATTCATGGACAACCTAGATACTCCAGAAATGAAACATCTAGATACTCCATCCATGGACAATCTAGATACTCCATCCATGGACAATGTAGATATTCCATCCATGGACAACCTAGATACTCCATTCGTGGACATCCTAGATACTCCATCCATAGACAACCTAGATACTCCATCCACAGACAACCTAGATACTCCATCCACAGACAACCTAGATACTCCATTCACGGACAACCTAGATACTCCATCCATGGACAACCTAGATACTCCATTCGTGGACATCCTAGATACTCCATCCATAGACAACCTAGATACTCCATCCACAGACAACCTAGATACTCCATCCATAGACAACCTAGATACTCCATCCACAGACAACCTAGATACTCCATCCACAGACAACCTAGATACTCCATTCACGGACAACCTAGATACTCCATCCATGGACAACCTAGATATTCCAATCCATAGATAACCTAGATACTCCACCCAGATACAACCTAGATACTCCATGGACAACCTAGATACTCCATGGACAACCTAGATACTCCATCCATGGACAACCTAGATACTCCATCCATGGACAACCTAGATACTCCATTCATGGACAACCTAGATACTCCAGACATGAAACATCTAGATACTCCATCCATGGACAATCTAGATACTCCATTCATGGACAATGTAGATACTCCATCCATGGCCAACCTAGATACTCCATTCATGGACAACCTAGATACTCCATCCATGGACAACCTAGATACTCCATCCATGGACAACCTAGATACTCCATCCATGGACAACCTAGATACTCCATTCATGACAAACTTAGATACTCCATTCATGGACAACCTAGATATTCCAAACATAGATAACCTAGATACTCCACCCATATACAACCTAGATACTCCATGGACAACCTAGATACTCCATGGACAACCTAGATACTCCATGGACACCTAGATACTCCATCCATAGACAACCTAGGTACTCCATCCATGGACAACCTAGATACTCCATCTATAGGCAACACTATTGCAGTGTCGATAACTAGGTTTCTCTTTACTGATACTCCATCTATAGATAACACTATTGCAGTATCGATAACTAGGTTTCTGTTTACCGATACTCCATCTATAGATAACACTATTGCAGTATCGATAACTATTTTTCTGTTTACTGATACTCCATCTATAGATAACACTATTGCAGTATCGATAACTAGGTTTCTCTTTACTGAACCTCCATCTATAGATATCACTATTGCAGTATCGATAACTAGGTTTCTCTTTACTGATACTCCATCCATGGACAACCTAGATACTCCATCCATAGACAACCTAGATACTCCATCCATGGACAACCTAGATACTCCATCTATAGGCAACACTATTGCAGTATCGATAACTAGGTTTCTCTTTACTGATACTCCATCTATAGATAACACTATTGCAGTATCGATAACTAGGTTTCTCTTTACCGATACTCCATCTATAGATAACACTGTTGCAGTATCGATAACTAGGTTTCTCTTTACTATCGATAACTAAGTTTCTCTTTACTGATACTCCATTTATAGATAACACTATTGCAGTATCGATAACTCGGTTTCTCTTTACTGATAGATTTGAAAAAGGCTatgagaaacattttgtttaaacaaaaactacagAAATGGATGACATGCTTGGTCTCGGTTTCATTCATTAGCCTAATCTCTGCTGATGAGAAaacgttttattattttcttcttcccAGCACACCTTCaaaataagtttattttttctctcaatTGTTTTAAGGCACTGAGAAAAATGCAAAGATAAGGGAGATAGAActttataaatgaaaaacaatgaatatgaatattaaaTGACTGAACAGGCTTCTATTCAGCCAAATTACTATGCCATACAcattcattaaaaacatatgtAACTGATAAAACACAGGTCGACGGTCtcactgatattaataatatacttcAACACTCAGAATCTCACTAAAATTCAACTCAAAGATGaaatcaaaatgtaaaaaaatactttctaaattttaaaaaatattcaaagaaaATGCTGAAATGATGAAGTACATTTCTGTTGGGAATGTTCACACTGCAAACCTTCTTCTTTGGCTTTAGATCACTCCTATGACTGGTCGGGAAATGATCACAAACTGTCATGTTTTACTTGTCAAGTATCTACATTGCAGAATTGGGAATGTGTTGGAAACACAAAACCTCCCAAAGAGGCACTACTTGGGAATATCTACCAATGAAACCCTTTCGAATTCTTGACTGAAAGATTTGGAACACTGGACAACGACAGCATGTACACAGCTGTTCTTCCTTAAGCATTTCtgaaatttcaaaaacaatgaTTATTTTAGTTGCTATGGTGACAGATAACCTGAGCAAAGGAAATGCACAAGTCACAGAAATTACAAAATGAGTGAAAAATACCAATAAGAGTGTCAAATAATCATAACAGACAGATAAAagcattattaaaatttacaactggcatattaataaaaatggctAGAGGAAATGTTCCAAAATACCTATTAAATATTGCATAAAaacttcatttttattatttctaaaacTATCAGGTATTAAAATTTCAATGCATTCTTGTTTTGCACGGtaatgtattaaatgtatttttttttaatatttgaacaTGATCCCGATCatctccattttttttttttttttaaaacacaatttcCCTTCCATTTAgaattttttcttctaattttcattattattcatacttaccaagtactagcacaacaacaatgctatacgaccctgagttataacctccactgcagaattatctccccttgccggatgtataacctacacccgcgcatgggtagaccgtatatcctcgttatcgattcaaagtccggaatgactgaatcaaaaaagacctccctcggggcgggtgggaggtaacggttgttgtgctagtaataggtaagtatgaataataatgaaaattagaaacaaattttctaagtcttattcaacttaccgtactagcacaacaacaatgctataacagacgtgatataacactgttaaagcacgagaatttaacattaaagggaggaggtaagaaaacaaggagaacttacccattcaaccagtagtgttcgtctcaagtaatgatacagtgaaaaagcaactcacatcatacgaggtataaaatgtcaaagtgacttttaatttgaagaactacaaccccaattaaaagtaaaccaagttaacaaggtgaggaaacccgcacaccaagtaatggtaaaagacacttgactgccccagatagtcaaccatccacccccactctccaaacaggaggtggagaaCTATCTCTCAAAAAGACTGCCGCTAGCGACCGACGAAATAAGGGTCGCCCCCTACTCATGGCCCTGCGCACCGAAATGAGTTGCTGCCCTGCAATGACTGACTGAATCCGCCGAGTTCCGTCCGGACCAACAGCCATATCACGGAAATAAAACCGGTCAAACGTGTGTCGACCTTTCCAAAATCCCGCActcatgaccttgaaaatgtccaaagaatcatggaaattaagggaagcagaaatcgccCGAATCTCATGAGGTCGAACAGAGAAATTCCGcagaacatgatcacccgccttctcatatgccagtttgatggttgcagcaatccatctcgacaaagcattctttgtaatgtctcctggttggcatgtgaaagagataaacagtctcttagtgttttgccggagatttctagtacgctccaaatagaatttcaaagtccgcaccggacaaagaagtctatcagaattatccgcagaaagcgtacgagataaacactgaatgatggccggaggaaactcttcccctggcacctggttcttagccacgaaAACAGGATCAGTACGTAATGTAACTGACCCGTCcgtattgtaatccaccaaatcataaaaaaaaacatgaatctcactaatacgacGGCAAGCCACTAGTgagaccagaaacaaagttttccacgtcaaatgacgaagactggcgaatttcaaaggctcgtagggcttgcctttgagtgcatgcagaaccagaaaaatattccatttaggcaaaatggaaggcttctcaaccgtgttttgcaacgacttaagcaagtcatgcaacacgagattcattgagaaatcttgacgtccacactgcctcagagtagtgaaaatggacgaccggtgacttctcactgtttgaaccttcagctgtctttcttggacaagagccagaaagtactcagctaagtcattaacagtaggcgacaagggatccacgtccctctcagtcgcccaacgaacccaagcgcgacagtgacactggtagaccCTCTCCGTAGACTGGCGCTTCGAAGAGGAGACGAGCTCAGCAACCCGTTTAGAAAAGCCTCGGTTTCGGAGGGAAACCCCGACAACCGCCATGCGTGAAGTCGGAaaacctccggcttcggatgccactcTGTCCGACGCAGTCTCTGACTGAGCAGATCGAGTATCAACGGCAACCACATCAGCTCCTGCACTAAAAGTGACAGGAGCGGAGGAAACCAGGCTTGAGCTGCCCAACTCGGGGCTACTAGCGTCACACGACAAGGTTGCTGTCTGATCTTTGCCAGAACCTTGCCAAGCAAAACCGGAGGGGGAAAGgcgtaaaaatccagtcccgtccagtccatgctcaaagcatcgtactccagtgccagtgggtctggtaccggcgatacaaacactggcaactgACTGTTCAGGCGAGTGGCAAACATATCGAGTTGAGGACTCCCCCACAACTGAAGAACTCGATAAGTCACCGTCCggtgcaacatccactccgtctgaaccgGGGAACGACGACTCAAAGCATCCGCCAAGACGTTCACGGACGAAGGAATGTGTTAACACCACTCCCCAATCGTCGCACCATTCCAGAATCTCCAaagccgcaagactcaatgacaGGGATTTGGTGCCTCCCCACCGATTGAGGTACGCAACAACCGACGTGTTGTCCGACCTCAACAAAATTCGACGATGTCGAATAACAGTCCTGAAATGGAGACAAGCGCGACACACTGCttccatctccaacaggttgatgtgacgactcctctctgaaggagtccacacctctgacagatgttgatccaaaaggtgtgcaccgaacccctcgagggaagcatcggtaaacaggttcaactctggagaaagtgggtgtaaaggaacggcctgggacatacacttgtccactagacacTCTTGGATCAGAAGAATGAACCAAGGCCCCATTGGTATCACCAAATCCCAGCTGAGACCATCCCACACTCGGGACAAATGCCATTGAAGCGGTCTCTTGAACCATCTGAACCGCACATTCAGCGCCGCCAGCGATTCGAGAtggcctatcaacacatggagcgTGCGCACCGACGCACTTTGCTCCACCAGAAGACGTTGCGCCAACGTCCTGAAATTGTGAAGTCGCGAATCCGTCGGAAGAACAGACGCCTCCACAAGGTTGAAAACCACCCCGAGATAAGTGAAAACCTGCGTTGGCACTAATTCCGActtgacccaattgggaataaaccccAATCGGAGAATCATGTCGATCACGAACTCCACGCCCACGAGACATGCCGTCTGTGACGCCGCCGGAATTAACCAATCGTCCAGGTAATTGTGCATCCGTATACCCAACAGATGTACACGCCCCACCACTGCCTTTACTACCCGAGTAAAGACGTGAGGGCTTGTGGCCAATCCGAACGGCAGAACTTGAAACTCGTAAGCTCTGCCGTCATGGAGGAACCGcaagtacttccaaaaatcTCCGATGGATTGGAACATGCAGGTAAGCGTCCTTCAAATCGATGGACGCTGCCCATTCCCCCACCTGAAGCAAAGCGCGAACAGACTGAACCGtctccatcttcatagatggaataaCGACGTAAGAATTCAGCGGCTTCAGGTTTAGAATTGGTTGCCACTCGCCATTCTTCTTCTGGGCGAAGAACAGATgggaataaaatcccggagtgcCCAAATCCACCTCCTGGATGGCTTTCTTGTCGAGAAACTCGACAACCATCTTCTCCACCAGTACTCGTTTGTCGACACAGTGGAGGGGGTGAAGAAAACGGAATTCTGTATCCGTTGCGGACAACCGACAAAACCCATGGGTCCAGATCTGGCAGTTCGCACCAACTTTGAATAAAATGGCGCAATCTGCCCCCCACAGGAAGATCTGCTAATGGAACCTCCGTAAGAAGATGTCGATTGTCCACGCACCCTCATCCCGGGCGCTTCCCACCCCTGGGCGCCTTGCCCCGAGCGGAACCACGAAAACGTGCCGGCTTCCCCCGAAAACGTCCCTGTTTCGATGAACCACGGGCATTACCAGACTGCACGCCCGAATCAGACACCACAGGGATCTGATAACTGTCAAGAAAAGTTGATTTCTTAACAGGTGGAGGCTTAAAAGTAGACGCCGCCTGGCGCTTACGAGCAGTTCGGGGCGGAGCAGCAGGGACGAATTTTGCCACTTCTTGGTCCATGACCAAGTTAAAATTGGTCCCAAAAAGTAAGGTTTCCCTTACTGAGCGACTACGAAAGTCGGTTTTAACCACACCCGTCGCTCTCAGTCCCGCCAGGTAGTGATCCCGACGCAGAAGTAGACTGTTGGCAAAAACACACCCAGCAAGCTGAGCGACGTGATGAGAGGCTTTAGAAGCCGCCAACAAACAACCCTTAGCCATCGGCGGAAGACCCGTGACTGCTTTATCTAAtccaaataggaacgtacctaaatggttattgacttgaaaaagaagtttagataacctctccaaagtctctaaatccgtgagtggcacactgacattaggagatgggtggcagtctgccttcaccctgtgaaaggaaggaagctcCCAATGTCTTATACGAAGACGTGGACAAAAGCTTCATCGCAGACAACAGTTTCCCCGGTAGCTAACGCTGCCGGAAACTCTTCCACCACTGCCCCCAAAATACGATCACTACCCGCAATCAAAGCATCAATCTCCGCTAGAGATTCATGCACCTCGTGCACTAACGGCAAGCCGAAATCCTGCCGCAAAGCGTCCGTCGCTAAAGGCCGGTTTCCTAATGAAACACCCTTGTAAGACTGAACAGCCTCCTCCAACGGAATTGCATCCGCGCACACCAGTCGGACCTGTTCCCGTACAAAACCAAGAACCGCCTGGTAATCATAATCGCCGTCTGGCATACCATCGGCCAAATTGGGAATCTCGTCAAGCACCGAACCTAGTGCCAACCCTTCCCCCAAACCACACACTGATTCAGAGGGAAAATCCTCTTccgaagaagaaatgttttcaaaCGACGGGCCATGCGCTAACCGTAACGGAAACGAAACTGAATGGGCAGGACGATGCGGACCGGCCGAATCTGCAAACTGGTCCAACCCCGGCGGTGGAGGGACAAGTGGAGGGACTGGTGGAGGCGATTCCCCTAGCCAGGCCATGAAATtctcaaaaagagaaacatagtcCACCCCGAAACCATCGGACCCTGAACGAAAGGTTCCACCCACGCAGTCGAGGGATAACGCCTGGAACCTCTACCCCGATCTGACAGGTCCGGATTGACCATCGGTGCAGACACAGGCGCACCCAAGAAAGCTGCAGTTTCCCTGATCACTGCCGAAGCAGACAACGGGACTGGTGGTGTCGGTTGAACCAGACAGTCAGGAAATTCGTACATGTACGAATCCTGCGCACAATTCTGAACCCAACATACCACGTGTGGATAAGCCAACCCAGTTGACGTAGCCACATGCGAACGATCTAAAAGTTGATGACGCTGTACAGGCAACAGAAGGGACGCCCACCGGCGTCACACCCGAAACAACGCCACCCGGCTCCGTGACCGAGACAACGTTGTGAGACTTCGCGATTTAGCCAAGTGGCTCGATCACCGAAGTAGCGCCAAAAGACGCGTTGGCCGAAACGGCGCCCTCGGACGCCACGACCAACCCTGCACCAGAAATCTGGTGAGACAAATGGCGCCACGAAGCGAACTTCATTCTAGAGCTATTCGACCCCTCCACAGAAGGACCAAGTGGCTCGACCACCGAAGTAGCGCCGAAAGACGCGTTGGCCGAAACGGCGCCCTCGGACGCCACGACCAACCCTGCACCAGAAATCTGGTGAGACAAATGGTGCCACGAAGCGAACTTCATTCTAGAGCTAATCGACCCCTCCACAGAAGGACCGATAACCCTGCCCCCATCAGCAAGATGGGAGTTGGAACTGAGAGACACAGTCGTTCCTGCCACGACTGCACTCCCTGCGACTGACGCCCCCGTTACAACCGTAACCGGCGCCGCCTCCACCGACGAAGGTAAAAGCAAATCCCCAGATGGAACGGAGCCCGACCTGGAAGAAACCTTCCCTGTTTCAGTCGAAACAGGGAGCAACAGTGCCTCCTCCTCACCAAGCGGCGCTTCGG
This DNA window, taken from Gigantopelta aegis isolate Gae_Host chromosome 4, Gae_host_genome, whole genome shotgun sequence, encodes the following:
- the LOC121370218 gene encoding otolith matrix protein OMM-64-like, giving the protein MDNLDSPSMDNLDIPSMDNLDTLDMKHLDTPSMDNLDTPSMDSLDTPSMDNLDTPSMDNLDTPSMDNLDTPFIDNLDTPFMDNLDTPDMKHLDTPFMDNLDTPDMKHLDTPSMDSLDTPSMDNLDTPSMDSLDTPFMDNLDTPEMKHLDTPSMDNLDTPSMDNVDIPSMDNLDTPFVDILDTPSIDNLDTPSTDNLDTPSTDNLDTPFTDNLDTPSMDNLDTPFVDILDTPSIDNLDTPSTDNLDTPSIDNLDTPSTDNLDTPSTDNLDTPFTDNLDTPSMDNLDIPIHR